A region of Lathamus discolor isolate bLatDis1 chromosome 14, bLatDis1.hap1, whole genome shotgun sequence DNA encodes the following proteins:
- the LOC136022055 gene encoding myeloperoxidase-like, which produces MAGLNPRITLLGPIITLCLVGATDCSLNKKDSEVLSDSSLLSSISEARQLVDRAYLHARKSLKRKLEEKVANPMDFLKHLKDPVGRTRSAVRAADYLETTLKRLKIKLHVSGKLRFNVTDLLDRKQKEVISKETGCDSQIRSIKCQKNDVYRTITGECNNRKHSHLGSSNRAFARWLPAVYEDGVSVPRGASEGKLYNGFPLPLVRQVSNEIAHTANENITQDQELSLVFMHWGQWVNHDIDLAPSSGAGVSLELHCETDCTFKSPCFPIKFPPDDPRMPSSHSCMPFVQSASVCNPRTFTREQINAVSSFIDASTVYGSEDSVAKSIRNQTNQLGLLAVNQNFTDAGLEFLPFENKTKSVCALTNESMNIPCFKAGDKRVTENLRLSALHTVFLREHNRLVTELRKLNPHWDGEKLYQESRKIVIAINQIITYRDYLPFLLGEETSKWIPSYSGYNENVDPTVSNVFSLAFRFGHTSVQPFVSRLDDSFQPLGSFSHVPLHLTFCATWRIIMEGGIDPLIRGMVADHAKLMKQNQLLIEELQNHLFEQTETMGLDLAALNMQRGRDHGLPGYNVWRRFCGLSQPQNIDEFSEVLGNSKLAKKFMDLYGTPDNIDLWIGAITEPFVPQGRVGPLLACILGTQFRNLRDGDRFWWENPGVFTLQQLHALRNISLSTVICDNTRIKKIPRDVFKINSYPENFTDCHETDKLDLSPWKDDDEPESSTKVSNPARQSSSGNS; this is translated from the exons atggCAG GCTTAAACCCAAGAATTACTCTCTTAGGACCCATCATCACTCTCTGCTTAGTCGGGGCAACGGACTGCTCATTAAATA aaAAGGACTCCGAGGTGCTGTCAGACTCATCTCTTCTGAGCAGCATTAGTGAAGCCAGGCAGCTGGTAGACAGAGCGTATTTACATGCCCGGAAAAG CTTAAAGAGAAAACTAGAGGAAAAGGTTGCCAACCCAATGGATTTCCTGAAGCATTTAAAGGACCCAGTAGGAAGAACCAGATCTGCAGTCCGAGCTGCTGATTACTTGGAAACCACTTTGAAACGCCTCAAAATAAAGCTGCATGTCTCTGGGAAACTGAGATTCAATGTTACAG ACCTActagacagaaaacagaaggaggTGATTTCCAAAGAAACTGGCTGTGACTCTCAGATTCGTTCCATTAAATGCCAAAAAAATGACGTTTACCGGACCATCACTGGGGAGTGCAATAACAG GAAGCATTCTCATTTGGGGTCCTCGAACCGTGCGTTTGCTCGCTGGCTCCCAGCAGTGTATGAGGATGGAGTGTCTGTTCCCAGAGGAGCAAGTGAAGGAAAGCTGTATAATGGATTTCCACTCCCACTG GTTCGACAAGTGTCAAATGAAATCGCTCACACGGCCAACGAGAACATCACTCAGGATCAAGAACTCTCTCTTGTCTTCATGCACTGGGGCCAGTGGGTGAACCATGACATAGACTTAGCCCCTTCCAGTGGTGCAGGAGTGAGCCTGGAGCTTCACTGTGAGACTGACTGTACCTTCAAGTCTCCTTGCTTCCCGATTAAG TTTCCCCCCGATGACCCCCGGATGCCAAGCTCACACTCCTGCATGCCGTTCGTCCAGTCAGCATCTGTGTGCAACCCCAGGACGTTTACTCGTGAGCAGATCAATGCCGTCAGTTCATTCATCGATGCCAGCACGGTGTATGGCAGTGAGGACTCTGTGGCAAAGAGCATCAGAAATCAGACAAACCAGCTGGGTTTGTTGGCTGTGAACCAGAATTTTACTGATGCAGGGCTGGAATTTCTGCCCtttgagaacaaaacaaaaagtgttTGTGCTCTCACCAATGAGAGCATGAACATCCCCtgttttaaagcag GTGACAAACGGGTAACTGAAAACCTGAGACTTTCTGCACTGCACACTGTCTTCCTACGAGAACACAATCGCCTGGTTACAGAGCTGAGGAAATTAAATCCTCACTGGGATGGAGAAAAGCTTTACCAAGAGAGTAGAAAGATTGTAATCGCCATAAACCAG aTAATAACGTACAGAGATTACCTCCCATTTCTGCTTGGGGAGGAGACCAGCAAGTGGATCCCTTCGTACAGTGGCTACAATGAGAATGTGGATCCTACAGTCTCGAATGTTTTTTCTCTGGCTTTCCGATTCGGTCATACATCAGTGCAGCCTTTTGTATCCCGTTTGGATGACAGTTTTCAGCCTCTAGGTTCATTCTCCCACGTTCCTCTTCACTTGACCTTTTGCGCTACGTGGAGAATTATAATGGAAG GTGGCATTGACCCATTGATAAGGGGCATGGTAGCTGATCACGCAAAACTGATGAAACAGAATCAACTGCTCATTGAGGAGCTCCAGAACCACCTTTTTGAACAGACAGAGACAATGGGTCTGGATCTCGCAGCCCTGAACATGCAACGGGGAAGAGACCATGGCCTTCCAG GTTACAATGTCTGGAGGCGCTTCTGTGGGCTCTCCCAGCCTCAAAACATAGATGAATTCTCTGAGGTTCTGGGCAATTCCAAACTGGCCAAAAAGTTCATGGACTTGTATGGGACACCGGACAATATTGACCTCTGGATTGGGGCAATCACAGAGCCCTTTGTTCCGCAAGGCAGAGTTGGACCTCTCCTGGCCTGCATCCTTGGAACCCAGTTCAGGAACCTGCGTGATGGGGACCG ATTCTGGTGGGAGAACCCAGGAGTTTTCACTCTGCAGCAGTTGCATGCATTGAGAAATATCTCGCTGTCAACAGTGATCTGTGACAATACTCGTATCAAAAAGATACCCAGGGATGTGTTCAAGATCAACAGTTATCCTGAGAACTTCACTGACTGCCACGAGACTGACAAACTCGACCTCTcaccctggaaagatgatgatGAGCCAGAGAGTAGCACAAAAG TTTCTAACCCTGCTCGTCAGTCCAGCAGTGGAAACTCCTGA
- the LOC136021995 gene encoding C-C motif chemokine 4-like encodes MKVSAAIFALLLIAASCSQTFSGPVGSDVPICCFSYTAHKLPHRRILHYYSTSTSCMLPAIVFITKKGHQVCANPSHTWVQAYLKNLN; translated from the exons ATGAAGGTCTCTGCAGCTATTTTTGCTCTTCTCCTCATTGCAGCTTCTTGCTCCCAGACTTTCTCTGGTCCAG TTGGATCCGATGTCCcaatctgctgcttctcctacaCAGCCCACAAGCTCCCACATAGGCGCATCCTGCATTATtacagcaccagcaccagctgcaTGCTGCCAGCCATCGT GTTCATCACAAAGAAAGGCCACCAGGTCTGTGCCAATCCCAGTCACACCTGGGTTCAAGCTTACCTGAAAAACTTGAACTGA
- the LOC136021827 gene encoding C-C motif chemokine 5-like has translation MNISAVCLSIILVAALFSQASPAPIGADTTVCCFSYTSRKLPQSHVKDYFYTSSKCSQPAVVFITRKDREVCANPDARWVKEYVNALELQ, from the exons ATGAACATCTCTGCAGTGTGCCTCTCCATCATCCTCGTTGCTGCTCTCTTTTCTCAGGCCTCTCCTGCTCCAA TTGGGGCTGACACAACTGTGTGCTGCTTCAGCTACACCTCGCGGAAGCTGCCCCAGAGTCATGTGAAGGATTATTTCTACACCAGCAGCAAGTGCTCACAGCCAGCAGTTGT GTTCATCACCAGGAAGGACCGGGAGGTCTGTGCTAACCCCGATGCCAGGTGGGTGAAGGAATATGTGAAcgccctggagctgcagtga